A stretch of DNA from Streptomyces venezuelae:
GGAGGCCTTCGCGACCGGACTCGGGATGCGCTGGATCGTGCCGCAGGTCCTGCCCAGTTGGTACTCGGCCTGCGGGAACGAGGCCGCGCTGGACTCCGTACGCCAGCTCGGGGGGCTGGTGGCCCGGACCCTTTGCGACGGACTCGCGCACGGCCTGGCCATGGACCTGGCCCACGACCTCGCCGGCCTCGGCCGGCACGCCGCTCAGACCGCCGGCCCGCCGGACCTGGCGGGCCTGGCCGACCGGTAGCCGAGCGGTACGAGCCGGAGCCGAGCTTCGCCGACCGGTGCGCAGGGCGGCTCCGCCGCGCGCCGGCCGGGGCGGCCCCTCGGCCCAGCCGTGACTCCGGTCGCCCGTCGCCTGTACGACGGGTACGAGGCCCTGGCCCGCCCTGACCCTGCGTGCCGTATACACCCTCCCCGCCTTGTACGGGGAAACCCTGACCGGCGTCTGGCCGGATTCCGACGCCTCAACTCACGGCGTACGAAGATCGCTTGACCCGAACCGGCCGGGAACCTAGGTTCGCAACGGGGAAGCAGGAAATCAGGGGAGCAGAACGGGGAGCAGGGGGGCATGGAGGCGGCACGGGGGGCCGAAGGAAGCGGAACCACGGCCGACGGGCCGGGGCCGGCGGAACGGCCGGAACGTGTCCCGGCCCAACGCCCGGTTCACGCACCGCAACACTTCCCGGGCCCCGGCCCGGGTTCCGGCCGTACCGCTGTCGGCGTCGGCCACAGCTCCGGCTCCGGCGCTGGTCACAGGCCTGGTCTCGGCGCGGGCGGCGGCCCGTGCGCGGGCACCGGCCTCGTCCCGGAGCCAAGCCCCGGCCTTGCCCTCGACCTGGCCAACAGCTCCGGCCCTGGCCGTAGCCCGGGCGTCGGCTCCGGCGCCGGTGCCGGCCCATGCGTGGGGGCTGGTCTCGGTCCGGAACCGGGCCTTGGCCGTGTCCTCGGCCCGGCCGACGGCTTTGGCCAGGGTGCCGGCGTCGGCCTCGGCGCTGGCGCCGGCGCGAACGCGGGCACTGGTCTCGGCCCGGAACCGGGCCTTGGCCGTGTCGTTGGCCCCGCCGATGGCTCCGGCCAAGGTGCCGGCCACAGCCCGGCAGGCCTCGGCGCGAGCGCCGGGCACGGGCACCTGCATGGGCACGGCCATGGGCACGGCCATGATCTGATGCGGAGTCTGCTCGCCGACCGGGATGCCACTCTGGCCGCCCTCGTGGACACCGTGCACGATCTGGTCACCCCCTACGACCTGGACACCCTGCTCCGGGTGATCGGCCGCCGGGCCCGCCGCCTGCTGGACCTGCATCTGGTCTGCATCGTCTTCACCCGCCCCGACGGCACCTCCTACATCCGCACCTCCGAGGGCGAGACCGTCCCCTACCACCTCGGCCTGGACCTGGGACCCGGCCACGGCGGCGGGCTGGCCGCGCTCGCCCACGAGCGCCGGGTCCCCGTCTGGACCGCCGACCACCCGGCCGACCCGGCCGTACCGCGCAGCCCCCGGACCGACGAGGTGTTCCGCGCCGAGGCCCTGCGCGCGGTGGTCGCCGTCCCGCTCCGGCACGGCGACACCGCGCTCGGCACCCTCTACGGGGCGGTGCGCGCGGTACGCCGGTTCACCCCCGACGAGCTCGGAGTGCTGCTCCCGCTGGCCGATCTGGCGGCGGTGGCCATCGAGAAGGCCGGCCGGCAGGAGCGCACCCGGGACGAGGTCACCGAGCTGGAGCACCTCAGCTCCGAGGCGACCACCACCCTCACCCGGGTCCGCCACCTCTGGGACTGCCACACCCGGCTGGCCCGGTTGGTGCTGGACGGGGCCGGTCTCGCCACCGTCGCGCGGGCCGCCGCCGACGCGCTGGACGGCGTACTCCAGGTCCGGGATCCGGGCGGGCACCCGCTGACGGCCGCCGACGAACTGCCGGACCTGGACGAGCCGGCCGTCGCCCGCGCCACCCTCCGGGCCCACACCGCCTTCCGGCCCGTCGAACTGCCCGGCAACGTATGGGTGGCGGCGGTGACGGCGGGAGCCGAGAACCTGGGCGTGCTGGTGCTGCGCGCGGCGGCACCGCTGACCGCGGAGGACGTACGCCTGCTCCGGGCGACGGCGCTGTCGGTCGCCTCGCTGACCCTGATCCAGCGCGGCACGGCCGCCGCCGAGAGCGGTCCGGTCCGTGACGAACTCCTCCAGGAGCTGCTGGACCGTTCCGCCTACGCGGAGGCCATCTCCGGCGAGTACGGCGACCGGCTCCTGCTGGACCGCGCCCGGCGGCTCGGCATCGACCCGGCAGCCCCGCACGTGGTGGTGGTGGCCCGGCCGGAGGGCGGGGACCTGGGCAAGGCGGTGGCCTGGGCGAGCTCGTACACGTACCGGATGGGCGGCCTGCGGGCCGTCCGCCGCGGGCGCATCGTGCTGCTGCTGCCCGGTACGGACGCCTCCGCGGCGGCCCGGCAGGTGTCGGCGGAGCTGTCGCCGCTGCTCGGCCACCCCGTGTCCACCGGGGCGGCCGGCCCGGCCGCGGACCTGTCGGCACTGGCCCGGGTGTACGAGGAGGCCGCGCGCTGCCTGGACGCGCTGACCGCGCTCGACGGGGCGGGCGGGACGGCATCGCTGAGCGATCTCGGCTTCGTCGGACTGCTGCTCTCCGCCGACCACGACGTGGACGCCTTCGTCCGTTCGGCGATCGGGCCGGTGCTGGACTACGACGCGGCCCGGCTGACCGAGCTGGGGCGCACCCTGGAGGCGTACTTCCAGTCCGGCGGCAGCCCCATGCACTCGGCCGAGGCGCTCCACGTCCACGCCAACACCGTCTCGCGGCGGCTGGAGCGGATCACGGAGCTGCTCGGCGACGGCTGGCAGAAGCCGGCCCGGGCGCTGGAGATCCAGATGGCGCTGCGGCTGTACCGGACCCGTGAGGTGCTCCGGGGGAGCCGGACGAGCCGTACCGGGCCCGCGGTCCGCTGAGCCCTTGGCCCTTGGCCCTTGGCCCTTGTAGCCCGGCACAGGCTCCGCGGGCCTACCGGAACTCGGCCAGGGCGCGTGCCGCGTGCGCCACCGAGGCCATGGTCACGTGCCGGTGCCAGCCGGACAGCGAGCGGCCGGAGAAGTCGCGCAGCCCGACCTCCTGGACGCTGTGCCGGGAGGCCACGGACACCCGCCGCGCCTGCTTGGTCATGCGCAGCAGCACGGCGGGGGCCGGCCGCAGCAGGTCGGTGATCCACAGCTCGGTGGGCGGGAGGTTGGGGTCGTTCCACTCGCCGACCAGACGCAGGTGGCGGCGCCTTTCCGGGGACGGGTCCGGCATCATCACGCGTACCGCGGACACCCAGGAGGTCCGCCGCATACCCGGGCGGAGCGGGTCGGTCCACTCCACCGGGCTGCGCAGGGCCCGGACATTGCGCAGTACGTCCTGGGCGGCGAGGGTGCCCGCGCCGTGGCCGGGCAGCGCCGGATCGGTGACCAGCAGCCGGGTGGCGGGGGAGATCCGGGCCAGCACCGGCAGTCCGACCTGCGCGAACCGGTGCAGGGTGGGCCGGGTGCCGATACCGCGGATGTCGAGCAGCACCGGGCGCGGGGCCAGCCCCATCTGGAGCACGCTTTCCAGGGCGGCGGTGACCGCGCAGTCCTCGTAGGACCGGTCGGCGGTCAGGGAGCCGGCGGAGTCCTGCGGCAGGTACAGCCGCCAGCCGACCGGAGTGGCCACGTCCACGGAGGTGAACCAGACCCCGAAGGCCTGCTGTCCGCGGAACATCCGCCCGCGGTGCGGATCGAAGCGGTGGCCGGCGCCCACCGACTGCTCGCCGCCGCGGGGGATCGCCATGGGCTGGGCGGTCCAGGTGGTGAGCGGGGTGGTCTGGTCGAGGTACTGGGCGAGGGCGCTCCGAATGGGCTGCCATTCCCAGGTGGAGTCGGAGATGAAGTGGTGCAGGCTCTGCTCGGCACCCACTCCGCCGGTCTGCGCCGCGATGTTGCGGATCGACTTGCGGCCCGGAGCCTCCAGCAGCCCGAAGACGTACTGGCGGCCCTTCTCCCGCTGGTCGCGCCGCCGCAGCGACCCGAAGACCGCCGAGCACAGCTCGTCGGCGACTTCGTGCACGGGATCTCGGCGCCCGGTGCGGCTGCGTTGGACGACGAGGTTCTCGGCGGTCAGTGTGCTCACGAAACTCCCCCTAGTTCGACTGCCCTTCCACCGTCGTGGGGAGGGGTGGTACGAGGGGAGGTGCGCCAAGCACACACCTGACGGCCCGGGTGGTGGGGAGCCCACACACCTCGACGGGCCGGCGCCGCGGGGCGGCCTCCGGGCCCGCACGAAACCCCGGCCACTAGGTGGCGAGACGACACCTGAACTGTCCCGCGCCCGCGCCGGGGGCTACGGGGCCGGGCCGGTCGTGCCCGCGCGGTTGTGCTGGAGGGGTAGAGCCCCGGGCGCGTGGTGCCCGGGGCTCTGGTGCCGGTGGCATGGCTGGGCCGCCGGCCCGGGCCGGGGGCGGCCCGGTGGCGGGGGTCAGTGCATCAGTTCCGTGTACGCCGTTTCGCTGCTGTCCTTCAGGAACTGGCGGCAGCGCTCGGCCTCTTCCGTCTCCTCGATCGCCCCGGCCGCCGCCGCCAGCGCGGCAAGGCAGCGCAGGAAGCCGCGGTTGGCCTCGTGCTCCCACGGGATCGGCCCGTGGCCCTTCCAGCCGGCCCGGCGCAGTGCATCCAGGCCGCGGTGGTAGCCGGTGCGGGCGTACGCGTAGGACTCCACGACCCGGCCGCCCGCGAAGGCGTCCTCGGCCAGCAGCGCCCAGGCCAGCGAGTAGGTCGGGTGAGCGGCGGCCACCTCGGCCGGGGTCTTCGACTCCGTGCCGAGCAGCCGGGCCGCCTCGTCGTTCTCGCGCAGGCGGGTGGGCTCCGGGCCGCCGAGAAGGTTCTGGTGAATGCTCATGGACGCAGTCTGCCAGCCGGGCCCCGGCAGGCGGGCGGGACCGGCGGTACGGCCCGGGCGCGAGACCGCCGGCCCGGCCGGCACCGCGGTCGCAGTGGCCACGCTCACACCAGCCGTACTCCGGAAGCCGGGTTTATGATGCGGGCAGGGGACCGGGGCTCCACTTTTCCCAGCAGGAAGGAGCGGACCGCTACCCGGAAGTTCGTGTCGAGGAGACAGCGATGTCGCACACCCTTGATGCCTCCGGAGCGAGCGGTTCGGACACCCCGAACCTCGACTTCGCCGGCACCACCCCCTACGAGGACTACGTCCAGGCGGATGTCCTCACCCACCTCCAGCACCCCCGTTCGGACGATCCGGGCGAGATGGTCTTCCTGGTCACCACCCAGGTGATGGAGCTGTGGTTCACGGTCATCGTCCACGAGTGGGAGACCGCCGCCCGCGCCCTGCGCGAGGACCGGATCGATGTCGCGATGGACGCGCTGAAACGTTCCACCTATGAGCTGGAGTCGCTCAACGCCTCCTGGCGTCCGCTGGCCCAGCTCACCCCCGGCCAGTTCAACGCCTACCGCGCCGCCCTCGGCGAAGGTTCCGGTTTCCAGTCCGCGATGTACCGGCGGATGGAGTTCCTGCTCGGCGAGAAGTCCGCGTCCATGCTGGTCCCGCACCGCGGCGCGCCCCGGGTGCACTCCGAACTGGAGAAGGCCCTGCACGAGCCCAGCCTGTACGACGAGGTGCTGCGCCTGCTGGCCCGCCGCGGCCACGCCGTCCCCGAAGCGGTCCTGACCCGCGATCTCTCGCAGCGGTACGAGCCCTCGCCGGCGGTGGAGGCGGTCTGGTCCGCCCTCTACGCCGCCGACGACCGGCACGGCGACGACCTGGTCCGGCTCGGCGAGGCCCTCACCGACGTCGCCGAGCTCGTCTGGCGCTGGCGCAACGACCACCTGGTCGCCACCCGCCGCGCGATGGGTGCGAAGACCGGCACGGGCGGCTCCGCCGGCGTCGCCTGGCTGGAGAAGCGCGCCTCGAAGAACGTGTTCCCCGAGCTGTGGACGGCGCGCAGCCATGTCTGAGACCCCGCTGTCCGAGACCCCGCTGTCCGAGACCCCGCTCTCCATACGCGCCGAAGCGCTCGACGCACGTGACACCGAGGACGGACTCGGCAAGCTCCGCGACCGGTTCAGCCTCCCGCCCGGCCTGGTCTACCTGGACGGGAATTCGCTGGGTGCCCTTCCGGCGGCCGTTCCGGGCCGGGTCGCGGACGTGGTCGCCCGCGAATGGGGCGAACTGCTGATCCGCTCCTGGGACGAGAGCGGCTGGTGGACGGCCCCCGAGCGGATCGGCGACCGGATCGCCCCGCTGGTGGGCGCGGCCCCCGGCCGGATCGTGGTCGGCGACTCGACCAGCGTGAACCTCTTCAAGGCGCTGGTCGGCGCCGCCCGCCTGGCCGCCGCCACGACGGACGGCGGCCGGGACGAACTCCTGGTCGACGCCACCACCTTCCCCACCGACGGCTACATCGCCGCCTCGGCGGCCCGGATGACCGGCCTGAAGGTGGTTCCGGTGGAGCCGGCGGCCGTCCCCGCGGCCCTCGGACCGCGCACCGCCGCCGTACTCCTCAACCACGTGGACTACCGGACGGGCCGGCTGCACGACCTGCCGGGCCTGACGGCGGCGATCCGCGCGGCGGGCGCCCTGTCGGTCTGGGACCTCTGCCACAGTGCGGGCGCGCTGCCGGTGGACCTGGAGGAGCACGGGGTCGACCTGGCCGTCGGCTGCACGTACAAGTACCTCAACGGCGGCCCCGGCTCGCCCGCGTACCTGTACGTCGCCGGACGCCACCAGGCGGGCTTCGACTCCCCGCTGCCGGGCTGGAACTCGCACGCGGACCCGTTCGCGATGACCCCCGGCTACGTCCCGGCCGACGGTGCCCGCCGCGGCCGGGTCGGCACCCCGGACATCCTGTCCATGCTCGCCCTCGAAGCGGCGCTGGACGTCTGGGAGGGCGTGTCGGTGGCGGACGTCCGGCGCAAGTCCCTCGCGCTGACGGACTTCTTCCTGGAGTGCGTCGAGGCGTACGTCCCGGGCGGGAAGGTCGAGACGGTGACCCCGGCCGCCCATGCGGAGCGCGGCAGCCAGGTCTCGCTGCGCACCGAGAACGCGTCCGCGGTGATGCGCGAGCTCATCGCACGCGGGGTGGTGGGCGATTTCCGGGCCCCGGACGTGCTCCGGTTCGGGTTCACTCCGCTGTACGTCGGATTCGCCGATGCGGAGCGTGCGGCACGGACGCTGGGTCACATCTACGGGTGATGATCACGCGGGTGTGGCGGAACGTCACACCGGGGCGGTGCGGTCGGGGCCATGGGCTCGCCGCGCCGCCCCGGCCGTACCCCGAGCCGGGTCTGGGGCGGGTCCGGACCGGATCCGGACGGGGGCCGGAGCGGGTCCGGAACACCTCCGAGGCGGGTCCGGACCGGGCCCGAGTGGGCGAGGAGCCGGCTCCGGGCGGAGCGGAACCCCTCGCTCCGGCCTGATAGCGTCCCGCTGCCCGGAACATGTGTCCCATGTCCCGGGTGTCTCCCCCGTACCGACGTACCGAGAGGTGTCGAGCCGATGACGGACCCCGCAGTGGAACGGGACGCCGCCGAGGAAGCCTCGGCCTTCTCCCACCCGGCGGTGGCCCCGGACGCGACTGCGTCCTATGGCGAACACCCGGACCAGGTGGTGGACTTCTACGCCCCGCGGGGCGACGCGGGGAAGACAGGGATGGCAGCCCGGCCGGCCGGGGCAACCGCCCTCGGCCCGGCCCCTCTGGTGGTCGTTCTGCATGGCGGCGCCTGGCGCGCCCCGTACGACCGGCAGCACATCACCCCGTTCGTGGACTTCCTGGCCCGCCAGGGCTTCGCAGTGGCCAACATCGAGTACCGGCGCGGCAGTGCGCTGCCCCGCCAGGGCGCGGCCGGCCCCGTGGCGGGCCGTTGGCCCGACACCTTCGACGACGTCGCCGCCGCCCTGGACGCCCTGCCGGACCTGGTACCGGCACACCTCCCGCAGGCGGACGTCCGCCGCATGGTCCTCACCGGCCACTCGGCGGGCGGGCAGCTCGCGCTGTGGGCGGCGGGGCGGCATGTCCTGCCGGCGGGGGACGCGGGTGCGGGTGCGAGTGCGGTGGATCCCGCGGGTGCGTGGCGGTTGCCTGCGCCGCCGCAGCTGCGGGGCGTGGTGGCCCTGGCCCCGATCGCGGATTTCGTGGTGGCGGAGGAGCTGGGGGTGTGCGGGGGCGCGTCGGCGCAGCTGCTGGGCGGCGAGGAGTTCTTCGCCTCCCGTCTGCCGTACGCCGATCCGGCCGCCCTGCTGCCGACCGGGATCGCGACGGCGATCGTCCACGGCCGCGCGGACCTGGTGGTCCCGGCGGCGGTGTCCGAGGCGTATGTGGCGGCGGCGGCGAAGGCGGGCGAGACGGTGGGCCTGACGCTGCTGGCCGACGTCGGCCACTTCCCCCTGATCGACCCGTCGGCGGACGCATGCGCGGTGGTGGCGGAGGAGATCGCTCAACTGGCCTGGTGAGGCTCGGGGCCAGGGAGCCGGGCACGGGACGCGCTCCCGGATGTGGTTCGGCGCAGGCGCAGGCGCAGGCTCAGGCGCCGCCGGACCGGGACGGAAGCCTGTCTTCCGTGCCTCCGGGCTGTCACGCTCACCGGATGGGGGACAACAAGGACCGGAACCTCGTCGAGCGCTTCATGGAGCCGCCGGAGGACGCGATCCTGGACGACCGGCCGGTCCGGATCCTTCAGGAGGTCCGTTTCTGGTGCGGGATCGGGATCGCGCTCGTCGTGAAGCTGCCCGTGGTGATGCAGGACCCGCAAGGGCTGGTCTACTGGGTCCGGGACGGCGCCCTCAGGATCGCCCTGACTCCGGTCCTCCTCCTGCTCTCCGTCCCCGTGGTCCTTGCGCTGTACATCGCCGCGGCCCGGCCCGGGTACCGGCGGCGGATGATCAGCCGATTACCGGGGCCGCTCACCTCCGTGGCCGCGTTCCTCGGGCACTTCCTGCTGGGAGCCACCGCGGTGGTCCTGCCGATCTGGGTCGTGTCCAGCTTCAACCACCCGCTGCTATGGGCCATCGCCGTGGTCATCGGCATCTACCTCCTGGCCCGGGCGGTCGGCTTCGTCTTCTTCGCCGTCCCGGCGATATCCCGGCACATGTTCCGCACGGTGGAGGTCCACCAGGCGCTCCCGGCCTGTCTCACCGTCGTCCTCGCCTGGGAACTCGCCCTCCAGGACATCTTCTTTCCCCTCGGCGACCAGATCGCGGACTCCACCCTGCTGCCCCTCGGCGGAGCGATCGCCACGATGGCCATTGCCGCCTTCGAACTCTTCCGCCTCCGCACCCGCCACGGCATCACCTTCCGCTCCCTCCCCCCGGAACGCCCGCGCGGCAGGAGCACCACCACTCGGGCGCATGACGCCTCATAGGCTTCCGCTGTGAACGACAACACCACGCACGGCATACGGATCAGACCGGGCGGTCTCGCCGACGCACCCGCCATCCTGGACATGCTCGACTCCGCGGTGGCCTGGATGAACGAGCGCGGCAACACCGAGCAATGGGGCACGACACCGTACTCGCAGAAGCCGGGCGGGGTGGCGCGGGTCGAGCGGTACACGACCGAGAACACCCCCTACGTCGCGGAGTTGGACGGCGCACCCGTCGGGGCGTTGGTGCTGGACTCCGGGCCCAGCCCGCAGATGCCGATCGCGCCGGCCGAGGAGCCCGAACGGTACGTCCGCCTCCTGGTCTCCTCCCGCCGCCATGCCGGCCTGGGCATCGGCGCGGCCCTGCTGGCCCATGCGGCCGAAGAAACCCGGCGGGCCGGTGTGGGCCTGCTGCGGGTCGACTGCTGGGCGGGCGGTGGCGGCGAACTGGTCGCGTTCTACGAACGCAACGGCTTTACGCCCACCGTCGGCTTCCTGTCCGGCTCCTGGCCGGGCCAGGTCCTCTCCCGGCGCCTGACCCCCTGACCCGGGCTCCACGCGGCTCCGCCTGTGCCGGAGGCGGGTCGCGCAGCATCTGCGTGACCCGCCTCCGGTTCGTCGTACAGCCGTTCCTGCTACAGGAACGAGTTGATCTCGATGGTCTCCGTGCGGCCCGGGCCCACACCGATCGCGGAGATCGGCGCGCCGGACATCTCCTCCAGCGCCTTCACGTACGCCTGCGCGTTCTTCGGCAGGTCCGCGAAGGTCTTCGCCTTGGTGATGTCCTCGGACCAGCCCGGCAGCATCTCGTAGACCGGCTTCGCGTGGTGGAAGTCGGTCTGCGAGTACGGCAGCTCCTCGACCCGCTTGCCGTCGATCTCGTACGCGACGCACACCGGGATCTCCTCCC
This window harbors:
- a CDS encoding helix-turn-helix domain-containing protein gives rise to the protein MRSLLADRDATLAALVDTVHDLVTPYDLDTLLRVIGRRARRLLDLHLVCIVFTRPDGTSYIRTSEGETVPYHLGLDLGPGHGGGLAALAHERRVPVWTADHPADPAVPRSPRTDEVFRAEALRAVVAVPLRHGDTALGTLYGAVRAVRRFTPDELGVLLPLADLAAVAIEKAGRQERTRDEVTELEHLSSEATTTLTRVRHLWDCHTRLARLVLDGAGLATVARAAADALDGVLQVRDPGGHPLTAADELPDLDEPAVARATLRAHTAFRPVELPGNVWVAAVTAGAENLGVLVLRAAAPLTAEDVRLLRATALSVASLTLIQRGTAAAESGPVRDELLQELLDRSAYAEAISGEYGDRLLLDRARRLGIDPAAPHVVVVARPEGGDLGKAVAWASSYTYRMGGLRAVRRGRIVLLLPGTDASAAARQVSAELSPLLGHPVSTGAAGPAADLSALARVYEEAARCLDALTALDGAGGTASLSDLGFVGLLLSADHDVDAFVRSAIGPVLDYDAARLTELGRTLEAYFQSGGSPMHSAEALHVHANTVSRRLERITELLGDGWQKPARALEIQMALRLYRTREVLRGSRTSRTGPAVR
- a CDS encoding GNAT family N-acetyltransferase, which translates into the protein MNDNTTHGIRIRPGGLADAPAILDMLDSAVAWMNERGNTEQWGTTPYSQKPGGVARVERYTTENTPYVAELDGAPVGALVLDSGPSPQMPIAPAEEPERYVRLLVSSRRHAGLGIGAALLAHAAEETRRAGVGLLRVDCWAGGGGELVAFYERNGFTPTVGFLSGSWPGQVLSRRLTP
- a CDS encoding DUF3151 domain-containing protein — encoded protein: MSIHQNLLGGPEPTRLRENDEAARLLGTESKTPAEVAAAHPTYSLAWALLAEDAFAGGRVVESYAYARTGYHRGLDALRRAGWKGHGPIPWEHEANRGFLRCLAALAAAAGAIEETEEAERCRQFLKDSSETAYTELMH
- a CDS encoding tryptophan 2,3-dioxygenase family protein gives rise to the protein MSHTLDASGASGSDTPNLDFAGTTPYEDYVQADVLTHLQHPRSDDPGEMVFLVTTQVMELWFTVIVHEWETAARALREDRIDVAMDALKRSTYELESLNASWRPLAQLTPGQFNAYRAALGEGSGFQSAMYRRMEFLLGEKSASMLVPHRGAPRVHSELEKALHEPSLYDEVLRLLARRGHAVPEAVLTRDLSQRYEPSPAVEAVWSALYAADDRHGDDLVRLGEALTDVAELVWRWRNDHLVATRRAMGAKTGTGGSAGVAWLEKRASKNVFPELWTARSHV
- a CDS encoding alpha/beta hydrolase family protein produces the protein MTDPAVERDAAEEASAFSHPAVAPDATASYGEHPDQVVDFYAPRGDAGKTGMAARPAGATALGPAPLVVVLHGGAWRAPYDRQHITPFVDFLARQGFAVANIEYRRGSALPRQGAAGPVAGRWPDTFDDVAAALDALPDLVPAHLPQADVRRMVLTGHSAGGQLALWAAGRHVLPAGDAGAGASAVDPAGAWRLPAPPQLRGVVALAPIADFVVAEELGVCGGASAQLLGGEEFFASRLPYADPAALLPTGIATAIVHGRADLVVPAAVSEAYVAAAAKAGETVGLTLLADVGHFPLIDPSADACAVVAEEIAQLAW
- the kynU gene encoding kynureninase, whose protein sequence is MSETPLSETPLSETPLSIRAEALDARDTEDGLGKLRDRFSLPPGLVYLDGNSLGALPAAVPGRVADVVAREWGELLIRSWDESGWWTAPERIGDRIAPLVGAAPGRIVVGDSTSVNLFKALVGAARLAAATTDGGRDELLVDATTFPTDGYIAASAARMTGLKVVPVEPAAVPAALGPRTAAVLLNHVDYRTGRLHDLPGLTAAIRAAGALSVWDLCHSAGALPVDLEEHGVDLAVGCTYKYLNGGPGSPAYLYVAGRHQAGFDSPLPGWNSHADPFAMTPGYVPADGARRGRVGTPDILSMLALEAALDVWEGVSVADVRRKSLALTDFFLECVEAYVPGGKVETVTPAAHAERGSQVSLRTENASAVMRELIARGVVGDFRAPDVLRFGFTPLYVGFADAERAARTLGHIYG
- a CDS encoding transposase, which gives rise to MSTLTAENLVVQRSRTGRRDPVHEVADELCSAVFGSLRRRDQREKGRQYVFGLLEAPGRKSIRNIAAQTGGVGAEQSLHHFISDSTWEWQPIRSALAQYLDQTTPLTTWTAQPMAIPRGGEQSVGAGHRFDPHRGRMFRGQQAFGVWFTSVDVATPVGWRLYLPQDSAGSLTADRSYEDCAVTAALESVLQMGLAPRPVLLDIRGIGTRPTLHRFAQVGLPVLARISPATRLLVTDPALPGHGAGTLAAQDVLRNVRALRSPVEWTDPLRPGMRRTSWVSAVRVMMPDPSPERRRHLRLVGEWNDPNLPPTELWITDLLRPAPAVLLRMTKQARRVSVASRHSVQEVGLRDFSGRSLSGWHRHVTMASVAHAARALAEFR